A stretch of Lentibacillus sp. JNUCC-1 DNA encodes these proteins:
- a CDS encoding HD domain-containing protein yields MDQAEQLETIRQYVFNLFETDATGHDYHHMKRVALMAKKIAQEEQADVFMCEAAGWLHDVGDHKLFKRPAEIKEDMQKLLKNIELQTFSIDHINSIIQSVSYTSGKRIPATLEGKIVQDADRLDALGAVGIARTFAYGGFKHQPIFSDDETERTSMRHFYDKLFKLSDMMHTQSARELAKERHQFMEQFVEHFYKEWL; encoded by the coding sequence ATGGATCAAGCGGAACAATTGGAAACAATCCGTCAGTATGTTTTTAATTTGTTTGAAACAGACGCAACCGGACACGATTATCATCATATGAAGCGTGTTGCTTTAATGGCAAAAAAGATTGCTCAAGAAGAGCAAGCGGATGTGTTTATGTGTGAAGCAGCCGGCTGGCTTCATGATGTTGGAGACCATAAATTGTTCAAGAGGCCTGCGGAAATCAAAGAAGATATGCAGAAGTTATTAAAAAACATCGAACTACAGACTTTTTCGATCGATCATATCAACAGCATCATTCAATCAGTCTCATATACGTCGGGAAAACGAATTCCTGCGACACTGGAGGGGAAGATTGTCCAAGATGCGGACAGACTCGATGCACTAGGTGCTGTAGGGATTGCCAGAACTTTTGCTTATGGCGGCTTCAAACACCAGCCGATCTTCAGTGATGATGAGACTGAAAGAACATCAATGCGCCACTTTTATGATAAGCTCTTCAAATTATCAGATATGATGCATACGCAAAGCGCCCGCGAACTGGCAAAAGAGCGCCATCAGTTCATGGAGCAATTCGTGGAACATTTTTATAAGGAATGGCTATAA
- a CDS encoding C40 family peptidase: MGRYDPGGFDCSGFIQYVFQAHNVTAPRTVSDMWNFTSPVNDRSIGDLVFFETYKPGPSHMGVYIGNGQFIHAGTSTGVTTASLDDNYWEKRYIGTRRIQ; the protein is encoded by the coding sequence ATGGGGAGGTACGACCCAGGCGGATTTGACTGCAGCGGTTTTATTCAATATGTTTTTCAGGCACACAATGTTACAGCGCCCAGAACGGTGTCAGACATGTGGAATTTCACATCTCCTGTCAACGATCGGTCCATTGGTGATCTTGTGTTTTTTGAAACGTATAAACCAGGTCCGTCCCATATGGGAGTTTATATTGGTAATGGCCAGTTTATTCATGCTGGAACATCGACTGGTGTGACCACTGCCAGCCTGGACGACAACTATTGGGAAAAACGGTATATCGGAACACGTCGTATCCAATAA
- a CDS encoding thymidylate synthase has product MTTGEYAYLSLCRHVLENGYEKSDRTQTGTKSVFGHQVRYDLQEGFPLLTTKKVPFRLIVSELLWFIKGDTNIRYLLEHNNNIWNEWAFKKWVESDAYSGPDMHDFGNRSLLDPEFKAQYDAQMAIFKENILSDDAFSERFGDLGAVYGKQWREWETSRGDVIDQLKDVIESIRNNPDSRRHIVSAWNPEDIPSMALPPCHTLFQFYVADGKLSCQLYQRSADIFLGVPFNIASYALLTHLIARECDLEVGEFIHTMGDAHIYLNHTEQIQTQLERTPRAWPILKINTDRSMFDLEVKDLILEGYDPHPGIKAPIAV; this is encoded by the coding sequence ATGACTACTGGTGAATACGCCTATTTGTCACTTTGCCGGCACGTACTGGAGAATGGCTATGAAAAATCAGACCGAACACAAACAGGGACGAAATCTGTCTTCGGTCACCAGGTCCGTTACGATCTTCAAGAGGGATTTCCTTTACTGACAACTAAAAAAGTGCCGTTTCGACTCATTGTCAGCGAACTATTATGGTTTATTAAAGGTGATACGAATATCAGATATTTGCTCGAACACAATAATAACATCTGGAATGAATGGGCCTTTAAAAAATGGGTTGAAAGCGATGCGTATTCTGGGCCTGATATGCATGATTTTGGAAACCGCAGCTTGCTGGACCCTGAGTTCAAAGCCCAATACGATGCCCAAATGGCTATATTTAAAGAGAACATCCTGTCAGACGATGCGTTCAGTGAACGTTTTGGTGATTTAGGTGCCGTTTACGGGAAGCAGTGGCGGGAATGGGAGACGTCAAGGGGAGACGTTATTGATCAGTTGAAAGACGTCATTGAATCGATCCGCAACAATCCCGATTCCAGACGTCACATTGTTTCAGCCTGGAACCCTGAAGACATCCCATCAATGGCGCTGCCACCTTGCCATACGTTATTTCAGTTTTATGTTGCTGACGGAAAACTTTCATGTCAGTTATATCAAAGAAGTGCAGACATCTTCCTTGGTGTGCCCTTTAATATAGCGAGTTATGCTTTGCTGACACATCTCATTGCCCGGGAATGTGACTTAGAAGTAGGAGAGTTCATTCATACCATGGGGGATGCGCATATTTATTTGAACCATACAGAACAAATACAAACACAGCTTGAGAGAACGCCAAGAGCGTGGCCAATATTAAAAATTAATACAGACCGCTCTATGTTTGATTTGGAAGTGAAAGATCTAATTTTGGAAGGGTATGATCCACACCCAGGCATTAAAGCACCAATTGCTGTTTAA
- a CDS encoding dihydrofolate reductase, with product MISLLVAMDRNRVIGYQNGMPWHLPEDLKFFKRLTTGHMIVMGRKTFDSIGRALPNRENVVLTRGTVDTNENIKVIHGLDQVQTWHDEDPEKEIFVIGGGHIFEQVLPFADRMYITLIEDEFTGDTYFPEFNEANWKVSSRVKGEKNNDNPYDYYFIQYDRNKH from the coding sequence ATGATATCACTTCTTGTTGCTATGGATCGTAACCGTGTAATTGGGTATCAAAACGGAATGCCATGGCATTTACCGGAAGACTTGAAATTTTTTAAGCGTCTTACTACAGGCCATATGATTGTGATGGGACGAAAAACGTTTGACTCTATCGGGCGCGCACTGCCCAATAGAGAAAATGTAGTCCTGACACGAGGCACTGTTGATACTAATGAAAATATTAAAGTGATTCATGGCCTGGATCAGGTACAAACGTGGCATGACGAAGATCCTGAGAAAGAAATATTTGTGATTGGCGGCGGACATATCTTTGAACAGGTACTGCCTTTTGCTGATCGGATGTACATTACGTTGATTGAGGATGAATTCACAGGGGATACATATTTTCCCGAATTCAATGAAGCCAATTGGAAAGTATCATCTCGCGTGAAAGGTGAAAAGAATAACGATAACCCATACGACTATTACTTCATTCAATATGACAGGAACAAACATTAA
- the mobA gene encoding molybdenum cofactor guanylyltransferase: protein MKVSGVILSGGRSSRMGKNKAVLPFGNETVIERIADQMETYDEWFVIANDADQYQFLGCPVYGDYYIDQGPLAGIEAALSHSVHNVCAVTACDTPFADRRVYDLLLEQINTCDVVIPIYNGRMHPLSGVYSKSVLPVIRQQLTHNERKIRSFFDHVHVQYVSDLTVLPKDIVDWHFFNMNTPEEYETARARLKL, encoded by the coding sequence ATGAAGGTAAGTGGCGTCATCCTCTCCGGCGGCAGGTCATCCCGAATGGGTAAAAATAAAGCTGTGCTGCCGTTTGGAAACGAAACAGTGATTGAACGTATTGCTGATCAGATGGAAACATATGATGAATGGTTTGTTATCGCAAACGATGCTGATCAATACCAGTTTTTGGGTTGTCCTGTTTATGGTGATTATTATATTGACCAGGGCCCTCTTGCCGGTATTGAAGCAGCCCTTAGTCACAGCGTTCACAACGTGTGTGCGGTTACGGCATGTGACACACCTTTCGCGGACAGGCGTGTGTATGACCTGCTTCTTGAACAAATAAACACCTGCGACGTTGTGATTCCGATATATAATGGGCGGATGCATCCGTTGTCAGGTGTTTACAGTAAGTCTGTTCTTCCAGTGATTCGTCAGCAATTGACTCATAATGAACGAAAAATACGCAGCTTCTTTGACCATGTTCACGTACAGTATGTGTCTGATTTAACCGTTCTTCCAAAAGATATTGTTGACTGGCATTTCTTCAACATGAACACCCCTGAAGAATACGAAACAGCCAGAGCGAGGTTGAAGTTGTGA
- a CDS encoding twin-arginine translocase TatA/TatE family subunit — MGLGSIGFPSLILILVVALIIFGPSKLPEIGKAAGQTLREFKNSTRDLMDSDQKNKDE, encoded by the coding sequence ATGGGACTTGGAAGTATTGGTTTTCCGAGTTTGATTTTGATATTAGTTGTGGCGCTAATCATTTTTGGTCCATCCAAACTGCCTGAAATCGGTAAAGCAGCCGGGCAAACTTTACGTGAGTTTAAGAATTCAACGCGTGATTTGATGGATTCAGATCAAAAAAACAAAGATGAATGA
- the tatC gene encoding twin-arginine translocase subunit TatC yields MSAKTSEKDMNLVGHLTELRNRLIVTAIWFVVAFLASFTFIRDIYAFFENDIHFQLTITSPADTIWIFFTMAGIVAIAATLPLLALQVWLFIKPALTSKERKSSLPYVPAIFLLFVGGLVFGYFIFIKLILPFLLSLNDGMFNELFTVDRYFKFLFRMTLPFAFLFEIPIIAMFLTSLGLLSPAFLRKVRKYAYFILLIVGALVTPPDVVLQVTVAIPMFILYEISIYLSAAVYRKKERKHREFMEQS; encoded by the coding sequence ATGTCCGCTAAAACAAGTGAAAAAGATATGAATTTGGTCGGTCACCTGACTGAATTGCGCAATCGGCTAATCGTTACAGCTATTTGGTTTGTGGTCGCTTTTTTAGCAAGTTTTACATTTATAAGAGATATTTATGCTTTTTTTGAAAACGATATTCATTTCCAGTTAACCATAACAAGTCCGGCGGATACGATCTGGATCTTTTTTACGATGGCAGGAATCGTTGCGATTGCAGCAACACTGCCGTTATTGGCGTTACAAGTATGGCTGTTTATTAAGCCGGCTTTAACATCGAAAGAAAGAAAATCATCACTGCCCTATGTGCCGGCCATTTTCTTACTGTTTGTCGGAGGGCTTGTATTTGGATATTTTATATTTATAAAACTAATACTCCCGTTTCTACTGAGCTTGAATGATGGCATGTTTAATGAATTATTTACAGTGGACCGGTATTTTAAATTTTTGTTCCGAATGACCCTGCCTTTTGCATTCTTGTTTGAAATTCCAATTATCGCGATGTTCTTGACAAGCCTTGGTCTCTTATCACCGGCTTTCCTAAGAAAAGTGCGTAAATATGCTTATTTCATTTTGCTGATTGTCGGGGCGCTTGTGACACCGCCGGACGTTGTTTTACAAGTGACCGTTGCGATCCCAATGTTTATTTTATATGAAATCAGCATCTATTTGTCAGCAGCAGTCTATCGGAAAAAAGAACGAAAGCATCGCGAATTCATGGAACAAAGCTAG
- a CDS encoding YozE family protein, with protein MRSFYQFMMTYRGKKPPDDAARLADWMFFDHDFPKHSTAYDEISAYLEWNSPFATALSLFDELWVVYENKYLL; from the coding sequence ATGAGATCATTTTATCAATTTATGATGACTTATCGTGGAAAAAAGCCGCCTGACGATGCAGCGCGGCTTGCGGACTGGATGTTTTTTGATCATGATTTTCCAAAACATTCCACAGCATATGACGAAATCAGTGCTTATCTAGAATGGAACAGTCCGTTTGCAACAGCTTTATCCCTTTTTGATGAACTATGGGTTGTGTATGAAAACAAATATTTATTGTAA
- a CDS encoding YolD-like family protein: MLKDRGTMKWTSLMLPEHVMMLKELWEEDNISPPPTLDAQEKERLDHILQEALHFKTTLRVTLYDQGHMIQKTGVITSLDTTSKKLVLSATTGRQHSIAVKDVLDAAFL, from the coding sequence ATGCTTAAAGACCGAGGTACAATGAAATGGACATCACTCATGTTACCAGAACATGTCATGATGCTTAAAGAACTATGGGAGGAAGATAATATCTCCCCACCTCCAACACTTGATGCTCAGGAAAAAGAACGGCTGGACCATATCCTGCAAGAGGCTTTGCACTTCAAAACCACATTGCGCGTCACCTTGTATGATCAAGGTCACATGATACAAAAAACCGGTGTCATCACTTCACTGGACACGACTTCAAAGAAGCTGGTCCTCAGTGCAACAACCGGCAGACAGCATAGTATCGCTGTTAAGGATGTGCTTGATGCAGCTTTCCTTTAA
- the vrrA gene encoding VrrA/YqfQ family protein — MAIPFRRMPVNMISPQPPRNSYPVQPQPAYQSTGLLQQLLGGAGGSSQIVSADGIMNTLNHVQRILGFVQSTAPVLQEYGPLIKNLPAMYQMMKALDSNETDNLNSDDESEVEQTTRSEDASEEPVSISDSEPKVEQPLQGQSVPKLFI, encoded by the coding sequence ATGGCAATCCCATTTAGAAGAATGCCAGTCAATATGATATCACCACAGCCGCCCAGGAATTCTTATCCTGTCCAACCACAGCCTGCGTATCAAAGCACTGGTTTATTGCAACAACTGCTTGGCGGAGCAGGGGGTAGCAGTCAAATCGTGAGTGCAGATGGAATTATGAACACATTGAATCATGTTCAACGCATCCTGGGGTTTGTGCAATCAACCGCCCCGGTGCTTCAAGAGTATGGTCCGTTAATCAAAAACCTGCCGGCGATGTACCAAATGATGAAAGCTTTAGACAGCAACGAAACAGATAATCTCAATTCAGACGATGAATCTGAGGTAGAACAAACAACAAGAAGTGAAGATGCGTCTGAAGAACCCGTATCCATTTCGGATAGTGAGCCGAAAGTGGAGCAGCCGCTTCAGGGACAATCGGTACCTAAATTATTTATTTAG
- the msrA gene encoding peptide-methionine (S)-S-oxide reductase MsrA gives MKTDTAIFAGGCFWCMVEPFDERPGIERVVSGYTGGHVENPTYEQVCSDTTGHVEAVQIEFNPEIVSYRQLVDTFWQQIDPTDAGGQFADRGESYQTAIFYNSEEQKSVAEQSKRDLENSGKFKQSIVTPILPAEPFYPAEDKHQDYYKKQSFHYRLYKKGSGRQDFIKKHWQKRPDSQELKQKLTPIQYHVTQESGTEAPFQNEYWNNTQEGIYVDVVSGDILFSSKDQYDAGCGWPSFTKPVDPYHLTAQEDTTHGMRRTEIRSREADSHLGHVFEDGPKEAGGLRYCMNSAAMRFIPKAEMEAKGYGNFLYLFNS, from the coding sequence ATGAAAACAGATACAGCAATATTTGCAGGTGGATGCTTTTGGTGCATGGTGGAACCATTTGACGAAAGGCCGGGCATTGAGCGTGTCGTATCAGGATATACCGGCGGTCATGTTGAAAATCCAACTTATGAACAGGTATGCTCGGATACGACAGGCCATGTTGAAGCCGTACAAATTGAATTTAACCCTGAGATTGTTTCGTATAGACAACTCGTAGACACGTTTTGGCAACAAATCGATCCAACTGATGCCGGGGGACAGTTTGCTGATCGTGGCGAATCATACCAGACGGCGATCTTTTATAATAGTGAAGAACAAAAATCTGTGGCTGAACAATCGAAACGCGATCTCGAAAACAGTGGTAAATTCAAACAGTCGATTGTAACCCCGATTTTGCCGGCTGAACCTTTTTATCCTGCCGAGGACAAACACCAGGATTACTATAAAAAGCAGTCCTTTCACTACCGCTTGTATAAAAAGGGTTCAGGTAGACAGGATTTTATTAAAAAACATTGGCAGAAACGTCCCGATTCTCAAGAATTAAAACAAAAACTCACGCCTATCCAGTATCACGTCACACAAGAAAGCGGCACAGAAGCGCCATTTCAAAATGAATACTGGAACAACACGCAGGAAGGGATTTACGTAGATGTTGTTTCTGGAGATATCCTTTTTTCATCTAAAGATCAATATGATGCAGGTTGCGGTTGGCCAAGCTTTACAAAGCCAGTTGATCCTTATCACCTGACTGCTCAAGAAGATACGACTCACGGTATGCGTCGTACCGAGATCCGAAGTAGGGAAGCTGATTCCCATCTTGGTCATGTTTTTGAGGATGGGCCCAAAGAAGCTGGAGGATTACGATATTGCATGAATTCTGCTGCTATGCGTTTTATTCCGAAAGCGGAAATGGAAGCAAAAGGCTACGGTAACTTTTTATATCTGTTTAATTCGTAA
- a CDS encoding DUF6501 family protein has translation MIHLDWENRETLKQIKCVHADAEKFIVNNKLTPGKWYDVKNETDEFYFIVDNSNRIGGFHKTYFSENEK, from the coding sequence ATGATTCATTTGGATTGGGAGAACAGAGAAACACTTAAACAGATTAAATGTGTTCATGCAGACGCAGAAAAGTTCATTGTGAACAATAAACTGACACCTGGAAAATGGTATGATGTGAAAAACGAGACTGATGAGTTTTATTTCATCGTGGATAACAGCAATCGGATCGGCGGTTTTCACAAAACTTATTTTTCTGAAAACGAAAAATAA
- a CDS encoding indolepyruvate ferredoxin oxidoreductase subunit alpha, which yields MAFIITSPCKDEKSGECVEVCPVDCIEEGKDMFYIDPDICIDCGACEAVCPVEAIYMEDEVPEEETEYIELNRKFFEER from the coding sequence ATGGCATTTATTATAACGTCCCCGTGCAAAGATGAGAAGTCCGGGGAGTGTGTGGAAGTTTGTCCCGTTGACTGTATTGAAGAAGGTAAAGATATGTTTTATATAGATCCGGATATTTGCATTGACTGTGGAGCATGTGAAGCGGTTTGTCCTGTTGAAGCGATATATATGGAGGATGAGGTTCCGGAAGAAGAAACAGAGTACATTGAGCTAAATCGTAAATTTTTTGAGGAGCGTTAA
- a CDS encoding acylphosphatase yields the protein MRKHIIVSGMVQGVGFRFSTKQTADELGLFGWVQNNADGTVEMEVEGSEDQLNVFVDKLKAGFTPVIQVESTDITTYDENKNYQDFTIKH from the coding sequence ATGCGGAAACATATCATTGTATCAGGCATGGTGCAAGGTGTTGGATTTAGATTCAGCACAAAACAAACAGCTGATGAACTTGGGTTATTCGGCTGGGTTCAAAACAATGCGGACGGTACCGTCGAAATGGAAGTAGAAGGTTCCGAAGATCAATTAAACGTGTTCGTGGACAAGCTTAAAGCCGGATTCACACCCGTTATTCAAGTGGAAAGTACCGATATTACAACGTATGATGAAAACAAAAACTATCAGGACTTTACAATCAAACATTAA
- a CDS encoding P1 family peptidase: MVNDIVNTSIFKGRDIHLNTIHIQDMRGFSFGHAEDQDALTGCSVILCETGAVGGVDVRGGAPGTRETDLLHPQNTVDTVHGVFLSGGSAFGLEVGTGVMTYLERKGVGLDVQVAKVPIVPGAILFDLFPGDPKIRPGKEMGINACEHAVHGESFQSGNVGAGTGATVGKVLGPQYAMRGGIGSYAVRIGDLEIGAVVAVNAFGDIMDPATGEILAGAYDHDKKIFMNSAEQLKQQILNGETNPFSGNTTIGSIVTNAVLTKAEANKLASVGHNGIARMIQPAHTLSDGDTLFALSTNEIDVDLNGLATLAVEVVERAIYVAIVHATPVQGIPSSNSI, from the coding sequence ATGGTTAATGATATCGTGAATACATCAATATTTAAAGGGAGAGACATTCATTTGAATACCATCCATATTCAGGACATGAGGGGTTTTTCGTTTGGGCATGCTGAAGATCAAGATGCACTGACAGGTTGCAGTGTTATTTTATGCGAAACAGGTGCAGTTGGGGGAGTTGATGTTAGAGGAGGAGCTCCTGGAACCCGAGAAACAGATTTACTTCATCCACAAAATACCGTTGATACGGTTCATGGGGTGTTTCTATCGGGTGGGAGTGCATTTGGCCTAGAGGTTGGGACTGGAGTTATGACATATTTGGAGCGTAAGGGTGTTGGACTTGATGTGCAGGTTGCAAAGGTGCCCATTGTGCCAGGGGCCATCTTATTCGATTTATTCCCCGGCGATCCAAAGATAAGGCCCGGGAAGGAAATGGGAATCAATGCCTGTGAACATGCGGTTCATGGGGAAAGCTTTCAAAGTGGCAATGTCGGAGCTGGAACAGGAGCAACTGTCGGTAAGGTGCTCGGGCCGCAGTACGCCATGCGCGGTGGTATTGGAAGTTATGCTGTTCGAATAGGTGATCTTGAAATTGGAGCAGTCGTTGCAGTTAACGCTTTTGGCGATATTATGGACCCCGCTACAGGGGAGATCTTGGCGGGTGCTTATGATCATGACAAAAAAATATTCATGAACAGTGCCGAACAATTGAAACAGCAGATTTTAAACGGAGAAACAAATCCATTTTCCGGCAATACAACCATTGGTTCGATTGTGACCAATGCTGTATTAACTAAAGCCGAGGCGAATAAACTGGCCTCGGTAGGACATAACGGGATTGCCCGAATGATTCAGCCCGCACATACGCTCTCAGACGGTGATACATTATTTGCGTTATCGACAAATGAAATTGACGTTGATCTGAATGGTCTTGCAACACTTGCGGTGGAAGTCGTTGAACGGGCCATTTATGTGGCTATTGTCCATGCCACACCAGTTCAAGGGATTCCGAGTTCGAATTCTATTTGA
- a CDS encoding FAD-dependent oxidoreductase, protein MNSKMPQFPESYWRKSAALKTYSKLEETIQTEVAIVGGGITGITAAYMLAQKGVDVVLIDAGPILEGTTGHTTGKITAQHGLIYDELIQHIGVEKAKQYYQANTKAIQIIQSISKEHQINCDLKTEDAFIYTNAQDKVAQLAKEEEAYQKLGIQGEIVQNMPLDVPYMSALKMSDQAQFHPLKYLTGVLEQAIAKGLKVYENTAAIDIEYQRNPAVVTRDGHRIHCEQVIQASHYPFYDGEAFFPTRMYAERAYIIAVKSPTQFPGGMYINAEQPTRSIREVTIYEEPYWLIAGENHKTGQGISTIKHYEALETFAKEHFSIEELQYRWSAQDLTTLDKLPYIGPVTRGQNRVFVATGFRKWGMTHGTIAAKMITDFIVEGDSPYAELYTPSRFQADPSLRKLVSFNTDVAKHLIKGKLEFTNENVKNLTTDEATITRINGKRTGVYKDQEEKLFAVDTTCTHLGCEVEWNSGDRTWDCPCHGSRFTYTGDIVNGPATEPLKQIDIQSSYKQP, encoded by the coding sequence ATGAACTCTAAGATGCCGCAATTTCCTGAGTCGTATTGGCGCAAGTCGGCTGCCCTAAAAACGTATTCCAAACTGGAAGAAACCATTCAAACAGAAGTTGCTATTGTCGGGGGAGGCATAACGGGCATTACAGCTGCTTATATGCTTGCACAAAAAGGGGTGGATGTTGTTCTGATTGATGCAGGACCGATCCTTGAAGGAACAACGGGCCATACCACCGGCAAGATTACTGCTCAGCATGGATTGATTTATGACGAACTTATTCAGCATATCGGTGTAGAAAAAGCAAAGCAATATTATCAAGCAAATACTAAGGCTATACAAATAATTCAATCAATTTCAAAAGAGCATCAGATCAACTGCGATTTAAAAACGGAAGATGCCTTTATTTATACCAACGCACAAGACAAGGTGGCTCAATTGGCGAAAGAGGAAGAGGCTTACCAAAAACTTGGCATTCAAGGTGAAATCGTTCAAAATATGCCACTGGATGTGCCGTACATGTCAGCTTTAAAAATGTCAGATCAAGCCCAATTTCATCCTTTGAAGTATTTAACTGGTGTTCTGGAACAAGCAATAGCAAAGGGCTTAAAGGTTTATGAAAATACCGCGGCGATAGATATTGAGTATCAAAGGAACCCGGCTGTTGTAACCCGGGACGGGCATCGTATTCATTGTGAACAAGTGATCCAGGCCTCACATTATCCTTTCTATGATGGTGAGGCTTTTTTCCCGACGAGGATGTATGCAGAACGAGCGTATATAATAGCTGTAAAATCACCAACACAATTTCCTGGCGGCATGTATATTAACGCTGAACAACCTACTCGGTCTATTCGAGAGGTTACAATTTATGAAGAACCGTATTGGTTGATCGCAGGCGAAAACCATAAAACCGGGCAAGGGATCTCAACCATCAAGCATTATGAAGCATTGGAAACGTTTGCAAAAGAACATTTCAGCATTGAAGAGCTTCAATATCGATGGTCTGCCCAAGATCTAACAACACTTGATAAGTTGCCTTATATTGGTCCTGTTACAAGAGGCCAAAACAGAGTGTTTGTGGCAACAGGATTCCGCAAATGGGGTATGACGCACGGCACGATTGCAGCCAAAATGATAACGGATTTCATTGTAGAAGGTGACTCACCATATGCTGAGCTGTATACACCGTCAAGATTTCAGGCTGACCCGTCGTTACGAAAATTGGTGTCATTTAACACGGATGTTGCCAAACATTTAATCAAAGGAAAACTGGAATTCACAAATGAAAATGTTAAGAATCTAACAACCGACGAGGCCACTATAACCAGAATAAATGGCAAACGGACGGGTGTATATAAAGATCAGGAAGAAAAACTGTTTGCTGTGGATACAACATGCACGCATTTGGGTTGTGAAGTTGAGTGGAATTCCGGTGACAGAACCTGGGATTGTCCGTGTCATGGATCACGTTTTACGTATACCGGTGATATTGTAAATGGTCCAGCAACAGAACCACTTAAACAAATTGATATTCAATCATCATATAAGCAGCCATAA